One segment of Anaerolineae bacterium DNA contains the following:
- a CDS encoding amidohydrolase, with protein sequence MKPDWVLYNGIVRTLAPGQPAYQAVAIWRDRIAALGDNSLAESVPPEQRVDLAGRLVLPGFCDCHVHFLEYALRRQQVDLSGARSAAEALERVREAARRAPAGQWILGGGWDPNVWEPAEFPTRQMLDAVCPDHPVALDSKDVHSLWVNSRALELAGVGAETPDPPGGRILRDASGEPTGILCEMPAKQLVWKVVPPPTFAQCCAAMEAAFPSVWAHGITTIHNFLLGEGAQELGALQELRRQGKLGLRMLCQLRLDMLEPAVRAGVRTGLGDEWLRIGGVKIFMDGSLGSRTALLFAPYVGEPGNTGVEITSPAQLREHLELALPNGISATIHAIGDAANRRALDVLEEALARYPSAGALPNRIEHVQLLAPADIPRFGRLGVVASIQPVHATSDYEMVERYWGAERGRGAYAFRSLLEAGATLIFGTDCPVEPLGPLATVYAAVARRRPDGSPSPDGWHPEERLTLEQALIASCAAPAAVSGESGIKGTLEPGKLADMAILSRDILAGPAEALLETEVHGTVLGGRLVYRSPAWA encoded by the coding sequence GTGAAACCCGATTGGGTGCTGTACAACGGCATCGTCCGCACCTTGGCCCCCGGCCAGCCGGCCTATCAGGCGGTCGCCATTTGGCGTGACCGTATTGCGGCGCTGGGGGACAATTCCCTCGCCGAGAGCGTCCCGCCCGAACAGCGGGTGGATCTGGCCGGCCGGCTGGTCCTGCCGGGTTTTTGCGATTGTCACGTTCATTTTCTGGAATATGCCCTGCGGCGCCAGCAGGTGGACCTGAGCGGCGCCCGCTCTGCCGCGGAGGCATTGGAAAGGGTGAGGGAAGCGGCGCGCCGCGCTCCCGCCGGCCAATGGATCCTGGGCGGCGGATGGGACCCCAACGTCTGGGAACCGGCGGAATTCCCCACCCGGCAGATGCTGGATGCGGTCTGTCCGGATCATCCCGTCGCGCTGGACAGCAAGGACGTGCACTCCCTGTGGGTTAACAGCCGGGCGTTGGAGCTGGCCGGCGTGGGGGCCGAAACCCCCGACCCACCGGGCGGCCGCATCCTGCGGGATGCCAGTGGGGAGCCTACAGGGATATTGTGCGAGATGCCGGCGAAACAACTGGTGTGGAAGGTGGTGCCGCCTCCCACCTTTGCGCAGTGCTGTGCGGCGATGGAGGCGGCCTTTCCCAGCGTGTGGGCGCACGGCATCACTACCATCCACAATTTCCTGCTGGGCGAAGGCGCGCAGGAGCTCGGCGCCCTGCAGGAGCTTCGCCGGCAGGGCAAGCTGGGCCTGCGCATGCTCTGCCAGCTTCGTCTGGACATGCTGGAGCCGGCCGTGCGCGCCGGTGTGCGCACCGGCCTGGGCGACGAATGGTTGCGCATTGGCGGGGTCAAAATTTTCATGGATGGCTCCTTGGGGTCGCGCACAGCCCTGCTCTTTGCGCCGTATGTGGGGGAGCCGGGGAATACAGGTGTGGAGATTACCTCGCCGGCGCAATTGCGGGAACACCTTGAGCTGGCGCTTCCCAACGGGATCAGCGCCACTATTCACGCCATCGGCGATGCCGCCAACCGCCGCGCGCTGGATGTCCTGGAAGAGGCGCTGGCGCGCTATCCTTCCGCAGGCGCCCTGCCCAACCGTATTGAGCATGTCCAACTGCTGGCGCCGGCGGATATCCCCCGCTTCGGCCGGCTGGGGGTGGTCGCCTCCATCCAACCGGTGCACGCCACATCGGATTACGAGATGGTCGAACGGTATTGGGGGGCGGAGCGGGGGCGCGGTGCCTATGCCTTCCGGAGCCTGCTGGAGGCCGGCGCGACGCTCATCTTCGGCACCGATTGTCCGGTGGAGCCGCTGGGGCCGCTGGCTACCGTATACGCGGCGGTGGCGCGCCGCCGGCCGGATGGCTCCCCTTCCCCGGATGGCTGGCATCCGGAGGAGCGGCTGACGCTGGAGCAGGCGTTGATCGCCAGTTGTGCGGCGCCGGCGGCAGTCAGCGGGGAGAGCGGCATCAAGGGGACGCTGGAGCCGGGCAAGCTGGCAGATATGGCGATCCTGTCGCGGGATATCCTGGCCGGGCCGGCAGAAGCCCTGCTGGAGACCGAGGTGCACGGCACGGTGCTGGGCGGCCGGCTGGTGTACCGCTCGCCGGCGTGGGCGTAA